The proteins below are encoded in one region of Telopea speciosissima isolate NSW1024214 ecotype Mountain lineage chromosome 10, Tspe_v1, whole genome shotgun sequence:
- the LOC122643792 gene encoding aspartic proteinase CDR1-like, with amino-acid sequence MVASFSSCSSVPALVIVFSIYLSTFSLVEAGDNGGFSVDIIHRDSLLSPFYDPSVTHFERLQNALRRSMSRANSLKQFAISPFDVSSQVVSDNSGSYLMKMSFGTPPVERFAIADTGSNVIWIQCKPCERCYNQKVPLFDPNKSSTYRNLSCKSKECDLLDSKLRVCAPKTNDCEYNNYYGDGSSTRGFLATETFTLSSTSGKSVTLLEKIFGCGHNNQGTYDEGESGLVGLGGGSLSLISQLKSSIGGKFSYCLVPFEKENVTSKLNFGSEAVVSGDDVVSTPLVRKDPVTFYYVTLEAISVGNKRLPYKNSSKAVAEEGNIILDSGTTLTFIESNFYLNLESEVKKLIHGESFVDPPFLRLCYEPGTDVNVSVTFHFSGGADVKLKPLNTFFRNSKEAICFAIVPYPSVDDVGIFGNMAQMDFLVGHDLEKRKVYFKPADCSKH; translated from the coding sequence ATGGTTGCTTCTTTTAGTTCATGTTCATCCGTACCTGCTCTAGTCATAGTCTTCTCTATTTACCTTTCAACATTTTCCCTAGTGGAAGCTGGGGATAATGGTGGGTTCAGTGTCGATATTATCCACCGGGATTCATTGCTCTCTCCATTCTATGATCCATCGGTGACTCATTTTGAGCGTCTACAGAATGCGTTGCGCCGTTCAATGTCCCGTGCCAATAGTTTAAAACAGTTCGCAATCTCCCCATTTGATGTTTCGTCGCAGGTTGTGTCTGATAATAGTGGTTCTTATCTCATGAAAATGTCATTTGGAACTCCACCAGTGGAGAGGTTCGCAATTGCTGATACAGGTAGTAATGTTATTTGGATTCAATGCAAACCTTGCGAAAGATGTTACAATCAAAAAGTTCCTCTATTTGATCCTAACAAGTCATCAACTTATCGAAACTTATCATGCAAATCAAAAGAATGTGATTTGCTAGATAGTAAACTTAGAGTATGTGCACCTAAAACTAATGATTGTGAGTACAACAATTATTATGGGGACGGATCATCCACTAGAGGGTTTCTTGCTACTGAGACATTCACATTGAGTTCCACTAGTGGCAAGTCAGTCACCTTACTTGAGAAAATCTTTGGTTGTGGACACAATAACCAAGGCACCTACGATGAGGGAGAAAGTGGTCTAGTTGGCCTCGGAGGGGGTTCGCTATCACTGATTTCGCAACTGAAATCATCTATTGGTGGCAAGTTCTCCTACTGCTTGGTCCCTTTTGAGAAGGAAAATGTGACAAGCAAATTGAATTTTGGTAGTGAAGCTGTCGTTTCGGGTGATGATGTCGTCTCCACTCCGTTAGTGAGAAAGGATCCGGTTACATTCTATTATGTGACCCTTGAAGCAATTAGTGTCGGAAACAAGAGATTGCCATACAAGAATTCATCCAAGGCTGTTGCTGAAGAGGGAAACATTATCCTCGATTCTGGTACAACATTGACATTTATCGAATCTAATTTCTACCTTAATCTTGAATCAGAAGTGAAGAAATTGATTCATGGTGAAAGTTTTGTAGACCCTCCATTTTTACGCTTGTGCTACGAACCTGGTACTGATGTCAATGTTTCAGTCACTTTCCATTTTTCCGGTGGTGCCGACGTCAAGTTGAAACCCCTGAATACTTTTTTTCGGAATTCTAAAGAAGCTATATGCTTTGCCATTGTCCCTTACCCAAGTGTTGATGATGTGGGTATCTTCGGAAACATGGCtcaaatggatttcttggtTGGCCATGATCTGGAAAAAAGAAAGGTTTATTTCAAGCCAGCGGATTGCTCCAAGCATTAA